Sequence from the Phragmites australis chromosome 11, lpPhrAust1.1, whole genome shotgun sequence genome:
CTGTCTGTCTTCACAGCTATTTTCATTCAGTTCTCTTAACAAAAATCTTAAGGAGCTTGcttgatttttttcctattccTACGCTGATAATTTAGTTCAGCTGAGaatttttctccttttgtttcTTCTACTTCTACGAGAAGTTGGTAAAGGGGGTGAACATTTCTTGACTATGGAACATGCACTGGAGTTTTGGGGATTGCAGCTCTGAAGGTGTCAAAGACTTATCGTTCTGCTGGCAAGTGTCATGACAGCAAGGCAGTGTTACCTTATTTCATACACTCACTGTTGGCTTATGAATGCAGATGGGTGCTGCTCTATCTACTGGGATAGACATAGACCGTCAAGCAGTAACCTCTGCTTCTGAAAACTTGTTGCTGAATGGCTTACGTTCCGATCAAATGCCTGTTTATTTGGTAACGAGTGCCCAGCCTTCATACTTCCCAAATATCATCAACAAATCCGAAGGGGACAAAGATAACATTCATTTGCAGTCCTCAAGAGGTTCACACGACATAGTTGCAGCAAATATACTTCTGAATCCCTTACTGGAGCTGGTTGaggacttgttggttatgcaaaACCTGGTGGAATAGTTGCTGTTTCTGGAATTTTAGAGGAGCAGGTAAAGGAATCGAttcaaattttctaaaatttcatGCCGcccggagtttttttttttttttttttttgcttatttgtatgcttttcctttttggtatttttttgtCTCATCAAATTCAGGTGCCGAAAGTTGAAGTTTACTCCATGTACTTGGACATCATATTGGTATCTGCAATGGATGGATGGGTCTGCCTTCAGGGAACCAGGAGAGTGtagctgccaatttttttccCGACACATTCAAGAAGCGTCTTTACCATACATTTTTCTGACCATTAGGAGAATTTTTCCCCTACAAACCAGAAATTTATCCTAACTTCTTGACACTGTTTGGTAAGCTTACTTGAATACCATAGAACAAATGCTTTGGACTACAACAGGGTGTCGAGAGTATGTCCAATGTACCAGATTAAATATTGTTTGAAACTACATAATCTACACAGTGATTGCATGCTTAACtagtcttttttttccttttgcctTGTGGCGCCCAACTATTGAGATTGGACCTTTGATTGTCAGGATCCTAGAGAAGGTCTGTTTTACTGTATTTTACTGGCTGTATATATGTCAGTTTTTGGGATTGAGAAGGCCTGTAGCTGACGCTGACCAGGCTAAGCATGATCTACATGACGTACTTCTCTGCGATAAGCAAAACGTATTACAGGATGAAGTGATGATCAGATCACATGTTTTATGCTCGCCATTATCAACCGGGATAGCCTATGGGATCCATGTTAATGTAAATGTAGCAAAGTATAGTAGGATATCCACATCCCAGCTTGATTTTCATTGTGAAAGGCTTTAGCAGCCAAGATGAATACTGTAGTACACTTCACATAGCGTTCCAAGAAATGGCAGAAAATATCCTTCTCAATTGGCGAAAACTGTGAATCGTCCTACGTAAATGCAACCAAGGGCATCATGTCTAAACTCTTCTGAAAATTAGCCCACTGTGTTCTGATAACACCCTTGTGGGAAATTTTATGAACAAACTTTGAATACATCGACGTGCTCCTTTCCAAGGTCTTtggcccaaaaaaaaaaacggtGGCAAACAGTCTGGCATTTAGGTTAGGTTATCTGAATCTCTATAATTCAGTGTTTTCCCCAACAGTCGGACACCAAACCTTTGAATTCCCCCCCTCATCAATCCTATAACTATCTGCAGATACCATTTATATTTTGCTAGGAATCTTGTGCCTTAAGAGTTCCTCTAGTTCTCCACTAGATTTCAAAGCTTCTTGCTTATCAGCAAGAAACTTTGAAAACTGCAAAACTTTTTCCCCTCTGCCCTTTTCAGGCAAACCGCTGGGAAATGGGGACGCTGGTGCCAATGCCCAAACTGATGAGAGCACTTCATTGGGTTTGTCCAACTGCCCTAAAATTGTGGAATCTTCATTTGCTGTCAAAGAAAGGAGTAAATTGACAAGCATTCCTATGTACTCAAAAGGGTTTTGATTTCATCAATGTTGACTGAAGTTTGAAGCAGAAAATGGTATGAGCGAAATTAAACAGCACCTGAATACCTGAAGACCATTTCCAAGGATTTGCAGGGGATGCTGAAATTCAGGTGAGGTATTGTGCTTCCACCACCATGCTTAGCATTGCTGGATATGGGAGCAAAAGAAATAAGTGGCTAAAAAAAAGATTGAGCTTTTTGGAAAATGCATACTGCATTGTTCCTCTAGTCACTAGAATGAATGACATAATGGAAGCAAGTCACTGCTTGCGAGTAGCAGGAAAACTAAAATGACTACTGATATTTCCCAAATAACACATATCCAACTAAAAGTATTGCGAAGCCAATACTATCAATGAAATTACAGaataatttgatgaaattcataTAAAGGTGCAATTAATTGTTGAAGCGAGGCTTCAAAATAAGTTTTATTTTATACCTTGTTACTAGCCCGACCATTCGTCCATGTGAATCAACAAGAACACCACCACTAGCCCCTGGATGAACTGCCGCTGTTGTCTGCAGCATTACTGGCACGTCCACATTGTCAGCTTCCACAAAGCCAACCAGATAAGAATGTTGAGTTGACGGGATTTTGACAACCTTTGACACAACCCCAGAGGATAGGGAGGAGCATAGACCTACATTCAAATACTCAAATATAAGTTCCGTAATAACATAACTCAAAACATTTAAAATGGCATGCATATGTGATCAAAACAAGCATCACACTGCTCTAAGCACTGTTTTTAAAACTTGTCACCTGATCGAGGTCCAAAAAGGCCATGCCCAACAACATATATAGCCGAACCTGCTGTTGGACAAACAAATTCTGGTATGATTGCATTTAATTCAATTGGAACCTTTTCCATTTGAAGCAAAGCAACATCAAGCGGACCCTTTGAGATAAAAACCACACTAGCATTGCACCACATCTGTCTCTCCCCATGATCCAAACGAACTGatattctcttctctcttttgaaACCCAAATTAAACAATGAAACCTCATGTTTGACAGCATCTTCATTGGAAACTTTGCATCGTTGTGGCTGCAATGGTTTGTTTTCTCTGGCATTGAGATGTTCTCCAGCAGATAAGGTGACTTTGTTTTGTAAACCTAAAGGTGAAGTTCTTCCAAATCTCCAAGGTTCCAAGAGATGAGCATTTGTCAGAATTAAACCTTTGTTGTTGAGAATAATCCCTGAAGCCCAAGATGTATCACCAACAGTAACAAGGACAACTGACGATGTAGCTTCTACGAGTGAAGTTGGTGAAATGCAACACTGATTAAGATTGTTGGCCATAGAAGAGACAAACCCCCTATAGTTATCAGCATGTCTTAATTCCATTGTTTTACTATCCACATTTTTGTCATCAG
This genomic interval carries:
- the LOC133884583 gene encoding glyoxysomal processing protease, glyoxysomal isoform X1, giving the protein MEPQEIAAAARHFAAMARIVGPDPKAVKMRRHAFHLHQSGSTTLSASAVLLPRGALADPPPLLDRICAAHGHVAGSVALTAASLVEPFLVAEQRDKPGEELHPRLVPEARLDVLVEHEKLGNAQDGKSGAPRWLPARLLAMVDVPTAADSVLSLLKHDDSLIGRPSWDVGWSLDDVNQKQVENDVRSSLESNRNNSSVESMGPSMLAKSATRIAILGIVTLNSNNARHINVSVMQHQGDSLLIIGSPFGVMSPFHFFNSISVGAVANCLPPATVRSRLLMADIHCLPGMEGAPVFDKNSCLVGLLMKPLRQRGSSIEVQLMITWDSICTAWNSTKLEEIGRSPSELPDDKNVDSKTMELRHADNYRGFVSSMANNLNQCCISPTSLVEATSSVVLVTVGDTSWASGIILNNKGLILTNAHLLEPWRFGRTSPLGLQNKVTLSAGEHLNARENKPLQPQRCKVSNEDAVKHEVSLFNLGFKREKRISVRLDHGERQMWCNASVVFISKGPLDVALLQMEKVPIELNAIIPEFVCPTAGSAIYVVGHGLFGPRSGLCSSLSSGVVSKVVKIPSTQHSYLVGFVEADNVDVPVMLQTTAAVHPGASGGVLVDSHGRMVGLVTSNAKHGGGSTIPHLNFSIPCKSLEMVFRYSANEDSTILGQLDKPNEVLSSVWALAPASPFPSGLPEKGRGEKVLQFSKFLADKQEALKSSGELEELLRHKIPSKI